A genomic region of Pyrus communis chromosome 14, drPyrComm1.1, whole genome shotgun sequence contains the following coding sequences:
- the LOC137715899 gene encoding auxin response factor 18-like, translated as MKESEKILDPQLWHACAGGMVHMPPVNSKVFYFPQGHAEHAQSGGGVDFSAASLRIPSLVLCRVAAIKFMADLETDEVFAKIRMNPIENSEAFATEDGDTEADGSENQEKPGSFAKTLTQSDANNGGGFSVPRYCAETIFPKLDYSADPPVQTVIAKDVHGEVWKFRHIYRGTPRRHLLTTGWSIFVNQKKLVAGDSIVFLRAENGDLCVGIRRAKRGLDGGGGNEVASGWNNSHSSGGGSGDYVLPYGGFSVFLREEDNKKRNGGGNLSPNGNMRGKGRVRPESVVEAATTAANGQPFEAVYYPRASTPEFCVKASAVRAAMRVQWCSGMRFKMAFETEDSSRISWFMGTISSVQVANPICWPNSPWRLLQVTWDEPDLLQNVKCVSPWLIELVSNVPMIHMSPFSSPRKKLCLPQHPDFSLDRQLTLPSFSGNPLGPSSPLCCLPNNTPAGIQEARHAQFRISLSDLHLNSKLQSGLFSSSFQWFDQSSRISNGIRAGHTSSNENLSCLLTMGNSSQNSEKPDNAKKHKFLLFGQPILTEQQISRSCSSEAVSQLRPGKNSKDGNQDKTKFFFNGSESALGRQVSPEKSTSAGFSWHKDFQATDFDLETGHCKVFMESEDVGRTLDLSALCSYEELYRRLANMFEIEKPEMMSHVLYRDVTGAVKQTGVETFSDFMKTAKRLTIITHPASESIGRTWIRGMQNAENGLGATNKTGPLSIFA; from the exons ATGAAAGAGTCGGAGAAAATCTTGGATCCTCAGCTGTGGCACGCCTGCGCCGGCGGCATGGTCCACATGCCTCCGGTGAACTCAAAAGTCTTCTACTTTCCGCAAGGCCACGCCGAGCACGCCCAATCCGGCGGCGGCGTCGATTTCTCCGCCGCCTCCCTAAGGATCCCCTCTCTGGTTCTCTGCAGAGTGGCCGCCATCAAGTTCATGGCGGACCTGGAAACCGATGAGGTGTTCGCCAAGATTAGGATGAACCCAATCGAGAACAGCGAGGCCTTTGCCACTGAAGACGGGGATACGGAGGCAGATGGGTCGGAAAATCAGGAAAAGCCGGGGTCATTCGCCAAGACGCTGACCCAATCCGACGCCAACAATGGCGGCGGGTTCTCTGTCCCCAGGTACTGCGCCGAGACCATTTTTCCAAAGTTGGACTACTCGGCGGACCCGCCGGTGCAGACGGTGATCGCGAAGGACGTCCACGGCGAGGTATGGAAGTTCAGGCACATTTACAGAGGGACGCCTCGGCGGCATTTGTTGACTACTGGGTGGAGCATATTTGTGAACCAGAAGAAATTGGTGGCGGGAGACTCCATTGTGTTTCTGAGAGCCGAAAATGGCGATCTCTGTGTTGGGATTCGGAGAGCGAAGAGGGGACTAGACGGCGGTGGAGGAAATGAAGTGGCTTCTGGATGGAACAACAGCCACAGCAGCGGCGGCGGCTCTGGAGATTATGTTCTGCCTTACGGCGGGTTCTCTGTGTTTCTGAGAGAGGAGGATAACAAGAAGAGAAATGGGGGTGGGAATTTGAGCCCCAATGGGAATATGAGAGGGAAGGGGAGAGTGAGGCCTGAGAGTGTGGTTGAGGCGGCGACTACGGCGGCGAATGGGCAGCCGTTTGAGGCGGTTTATTATCCGAGGGCGAGCACGCCGGAGTTTTGCGTGAAGGCATCGGCGGTGAGGGCGGCAATGAGGGTGCAGTGGTGCTCGGGAATGAGGTTTAAGATGGCTTTCGAGACTGAGGACTCTTCGAGGATCAGCTGGTTCATGGGGACCATTTCTTCTGTTCAGGTTGCTAACCCGATTTGTTGGCCTAATTCGCCTTGGAGGCTTCTGCAG GTGACATGGGACGAGCCAGATTTGTTACAGAATGTGAAGTGTGTCAGCCCATGGTTGATAGAGCTAGTATCAAATGTTCCCATGATCCACATGTCACCCTTCTCATCACCAAGAAAGAAGTTGTGTCTCCCGCAACACCCAGATTTTTCTCTTGACAGGCAATTAACATTGCCATCATTTTCAGGCAACCCACTCGGGCCCAGCAGCCCCTTGTGTTGTTTACCCAACAATACTCCTGCAGGCATACAGGAAGCCAGGCATGCTCAATTTAGAATATCTTTATCAGATCTCCACCTTAACAGCAAACTGCAGTCGGGGCTGTTCTCATCCAGTTTCCAGTGGTTCGATCAAAGTTCTAGAATCTCCAATGGCATCAGAGCAGGCCATACAAGCAGCAATGAGAACCTATCTTGCTTGCTAACAATGGGGAATTCTAGTCAGAACTCGGAGAAGCCTGATAATGCTAAGAAACACAAGTTTTTACTCTTCGGTCAACCAATACTTACTGAGCAGCAGATTTCTCGGAGTTGTTCAAGCGAAGCAGTTTCACAACTTCGTCCTGGGAAAAATTCAAAAGACGGAAATCAAGACAAaactaagtttttctttaaCGGTTCAGAATCAGCACTTGGGCGACAGGTTTCGCCAGAAAAATCCACCAGTGCTGGATTCTCATGGCACAAGGATTTTCAAGCTACTGACTTTGACCTAGAAACTGGTCATTGCAAGGTGTTTATGGAGTCGGAGGATGTGGGACGGACTCTTGACCTCTCGGCCCTTTGTTCTTATGAAGAGCTATACAGGCGGCTGGCCAACATGTTTGAAATAGAAAAACCAGAGATGATGAGCCATGTTCTTTACCGAGATGTAACAGGTGCTGTTAAACAAACTGGAGTTGAAACATTCAG CGATTTTATGAAAACCGCAAAAAGACTGACTATTATAACACATCCAGCCAGTGAAAGTATTGGAAG GACGTGGATTCGAGGAATGCAAAATGCAGAAAATGGACTGGGAGCAACAAATAAGACCGGTCCCTTGAGCATATTTGCTTAG